The following coding sequences lie in one Cupriavidus sp. WKF15 genomic window:
- a CDS encoding thymidine phosphorylase family protein → MLANELPLATDDGQAAEPLIFKPLGIDTWQEHVIYLHPDCTVCRSEGFTAQARVQVQIGDRRIIATLNLVGAPLLETAQASLSASAALALAARAGDVVRISHAPALESVRALRAKIYGRRLDGAQIESIVRDISAGRYPDVHISAFLAACADGRMNGRETVDLTRSMVNSGERLVWDQPVVADKHCVGGLPGNRTTPIVVAIAAAGGLILPKTSSRAITSPAGTADTMETLTRVALDAAELRHVVERVGASLVWGGALNLSPADDILIRVERALDIDSDAQLVASILSKKIAAGSTHILIDVPVGPTAKVREDRDLERLDAAMRHVADAFGLQILMVRTDGTQPVGKGIGPALEARDVLAVLQRTVAAPPDLRERSLMLAGALLEFCGAVPPGQGTSTAGSLLDSGAAWRKFETICEAQGGLRIPGEAIFRRDIVAPHSGTVTAIDNRHIARTAKLAGAPMRHVAGIEMRVRVNDEIRAGQPLFTIHAQASGELDYSCSYALAHPAVSIAPH, encoded by the coding sequence ATGCTGGCCAATGAACTGCCGCTTGCCACGGACGACGGCCAAGCGGCCGAGCCGCTGATCTTCAAGCCGCTCGGCATCGATACGTGGCAGGAGCATGTGATCTACCTCCATCCGGACTGCACAGTTTGCCGCTCGGAAGGCTTTACCGCACAGGCTCGGGTCCAGGTGCAAATCGGCGACAGGCGCATCATTGCCACCCTGAACCTGGTAGGTGCGCCGCTGCTGGAAACCGCGCAAGCCAGTCTTTCCGCGAGCGCGGCGCTGGCGCTGGCGGCGCGGGCCGGCGACGTAGTCAGGATCAGCCATGCCCCGGCCCTCGAATCGGTACGTGCCTTGCGGGCAAAGATATATGGGCGTCGGCTGGATGGTGCCCAGATTGAGTCCATCGTCCGGGATATCTCTGCAGGCAGGTATCCCGATGTCCACATTTCGGCATTCCTGGCCGCATGCGCTGACGGCCGCATGAACGGTCGAGAGACCGTGGACTTGACGCGATCCATGGTCAATTCTGGCGAGCGGCTGGTCTGGGACCAGCCCGTGGTGGCCGACAAGCACTGCGTGGGTGGCTTGCCTGGCAACCGGACCACACCCATTGTGGTCGCCATTGCGGCAGCAGGCGGCCTGATCCTGCCCAAGACATCTTCGCGGGCGATCACCTCCCCGGCGGGTACCGCCGACACGATGGAGACTCTGACCCGCGTGGCACTGGACGCGGCCGAATTGCGGCATGTCGTGGAGCGCGTCGGCGCATCCCTGGTCTGGGGTGGCGCCCTGAACCTGAGTCCGGCGGACGACATCCTGATCCGCGTGGAGCGGGCGCTCGACATTGACAGCGACGCGCAGCTGGTTGCCTCCATCCTTTCCAAGAAGATTGCAGCCGGCTCCACTCATATCCTGATCGATGTGCCGGTCGGCCCCACTGCCAAAGTTCGCGAGGACAGGGATCTCGAGCGCCTCGACGCCGCCATGCGACATGTGGCCGACGCGTTCGGGCTTCAGATTCTGATGGTGCGCACCGACGGCACTCAACCGGTCGGCAAGGGCATCGGGCCCGCGCTGGAAGCACGCGACGTTCTTGCCGTCCTGCAGCGAACGGTGGCGGCGCCGCCAGACCTGCGCGAGCGATCACTGATGCTGGCAGGTGCCCTGCTGGAATTCTGCGGCGCGGTGCCGCCGGGGCAGGGTACGAGCACGGCCGGCAGCTTGCTCGACAGTGGCGCAGCGTGGCGCAAGTTCGAGACGATCTGCGAAGCGCAGGGCGGCCTGCGCATTCCTGGCGAGGCAATCTTTCGCCGGGACATTGTGGCGCCGCATAGCGGCACGGTCACCGCCATCGATAACCGCCACATTGCCCGCACCGCGAAGCTGGCCGGCGCACCTATGCGGCACGTCGCGGGCATCGAGATGCGGGTACGGGTCAACGACGAGATCCGCGCCGGGCAGCCGCTGTTCACCATCCATGCTCAGGCTTCAGGCGAACTGGACTACTCATGCAGCTATGCCCTGGCACACCCGGCTGTCTCCATCGCACCGCACTGA
- a CDS encoding BON domain-containing protein gives MKGDIQLKQDVIEELTWDPSVNANEIGVQVADGVVTLTGHLRNFAEKYAAEAAVKRIPGVKALAVELDVRLPDDCRRTDSDIARAASNVLSWQAMVPGDRIKILVEHGVITLTGDVDWNYQRTAAERAVAGLFGVTGVTNAIAVRPMVDQRDLGQRIRDAIQRQAVVDASHVTVAVSEGDVKLGGSLRTWAEREAAYNAAWSAPGVISVDNNIRVDL, from the coding sequence ATGAAAGGCGATATCCAACTAAAGCAGGACGTGATCGAAGAGTTGACCTGGGACCCGTCGGTCAACGCGAACGAGATCGGTGTGCAGGTCGCCGACGGCGTGGTGACGCTCACTGGGCATCTGCGCAATTTCGCCGAGAAGTACGCAGCCGAAGCCGCGGTGAAGCGAATCCCCGGCGTCAAGGCACTGGCTGTTGAACTGGATGTGCGACTGCCGGACGACTGCCGGCGCACCGACAGTGACATTGCGCGGGCAGCTTCCAATGTCCTGTCCTGGCAGGCAATGGTGCCCGGCGATCGCATCAAGATCCTGGTCGAGCATGGCGTGATCACGCTGACCGGGGACGTCGACTGGAATTACCAGCGCACGGCGGCCGAGCGTGCTGTCGCGGGTCTGTTCGGCGTGACAGGTGTCACCAACGCCATCGCCGTCCGACCGATGGTGGATCAGCGTGACCTCGGCCAGCGGATCCGGGATGCGATCCAGCGTCAGGCGGTTGTGGATGCGAGCCATGTGACCGTGGCGGTTTCGGAGGGAGACGTCAAGCTGGGCGGGAGCCTGCGCACCTGGGCCGAGCGCGAGGCCGCGTACAACGCCGCGTGGTCCGCGCCCGGGGTGATTTCAGTGGACAACAATATCCGGGTCGATCTTTGA
- a CDS encoding DNA-binding response regulator: MRNRTQPHDLTVYVLEHASPIRIRQLRMLKTVAGMQVVGTGTDPDSDLPAIEALRPDIVLVGQRTGQSLRQVRLLTAKLPESIVIVLTNSGFSLMRRACLRAGGSYCFDKTLEVDELHSALLEIASMGQRSSGP; this comes from the coding sequence ATGAGAAACCGCACCCAGCCCCACGATCTGACTGTCTACGTTCTTGAACATGCGAGTCCGATCCGGATACGGCAATTGCGCATGCTCAAGACTGTCGCCGGTATGCAGGTGGTCGGCACGGGTACGGATCCTGATTCCGACTTGCCGGCAATTGAGGCGCTGCGTCCCGATATCGTGCTGGTCGGGCAGCGGACCGGACAGTCCTTGCGGCAGGTCCGATTGCTGACAGCGAAGCTGCCGGAGAGCATCGTGATTGTGCTCACCAATAGCGGGTTCTCGTTGATGCGGAGGGCCTGCCTGCGGGCCGGCGGGAGTTACTGCTTCGACAAGACGCTGGAAGTCGACGAACTGCACAGCGCACTGCTTGAGATCGCCAGTATGGGGCAGCGGAGCAGTGGACCATAG
- a CDS encoding PAS domain-containing sensor histidine kinase — translation MTNYSIRMRHGRRSAKRTYRWPQQSQAQLAGIIRSSMEAIISVDSRQRVVLFNPMAETLFAWPAEQAIGRPLSDFIPERFRAAHEEHVRRFGITGVSDRKMGRQRALYALRRDGSEFPIEASISQTTRGGYRLLTVMLRDITERTRAEEAMQAGLQRVKESEARLAGIIQSSMEAIISVDSSQRVVLFNPMAEKLFGWPAQDAIGRPLSDFVPERFRVAHEEHVRRFGITGVSDRQMGRQRALYAVRRDGSEFPIEASISQIVDGGTRLYTVMLRDITERVSADAALRRSREELQQLSDSILATREEEKARIARELHDDLGQRLSALKMDMAMLAADVKERRDTEGVLAEIASMNDVIDDTVASVRRIASDLRPALLDELGMLTAIEWLASDFSGRYGLPVTVDGVDADVPEQTAIAVFRIVQEALSNVARHADASAVSIRLAEADGQIELRVQDNGVGWDKQPSGSGPRKSLGLLGIRERARLLGGAVSVDSAPGKGFGLVVQIPSAKGGRDDARIHC, via the coding sequence ATGACCAACTATTCGATCCGGATGCGACACGGGCGCCGTTCCGCAAAGCGCACCTATCGCTGGCCGCAGCAAAGCCAGGCGCAACTGGCGGGAATCATTCGCTCTTCGATGGAAGCCATCATCTCAGTGGACAGCAGGCAACGCGTGGTGTTGTTCAATCCCATGGCGGAAACCCTGTTCGCATGGCCGGCCGAACAAGCGATTGGCCGGCCGCTGAGCGACTTCATTCCCGAGCGCTTCCGCGCTGCCCATGAGGAGCATGTGCGGCGGTTCGGCATCACTGGCGTATCGGATCGGAAAATGGGGCGCCAGCGCGCGCTCTATGCGCTGCGCCGCGATGGCAGCGAGTTTCCGATTGAAGCCTCGATTTCGCAGACGACACGCGGTGGCTACCGCCTGTTGACCGTGATGCTGCGCGATATCACCGAGCGCACCCGCGCCGAGGAAGCCATGCAGGCCGGCCTTCAGCGCGTCAAGGAAAGCGAGGCGCGGCTGGCGGGAATCATCCAGTCTTCCATGGAAGCCATCATCTCGGTGGACAGCAGCCAACGGGTTGTCTTGTTCAATCCCATGGCCGAGAAACTGTTTGGCTGGCCGGCGCAAGACGCGATCGGTCGGCCACTCAGCGATTTTGTCCCGGAGCGCTTCCGGGTGGCCCATGAAGAGCATGTGCGCCGGTTCGGCATCACGGGTGTATCGGACCGGCAAATGGGGCGACAGCGCGCCCTCTATGCCGTGCGCCGGGATGGCAGCGAGTTTCCGATCGAAGCATCCATCTCCCAGATCGTTGACGGTGGCACCAGGCTCTATACCGTGATGCTGCGCGATATTACCGAGCGCGTCAGCGCCGACGCAGCGCTGCGGCGGTCAAGGGAGGAGTTGCAACAGCTCTCGGACAGCATCCTGGCTACCCGTGAAGAAGAAAAGGCTCGTATCGCTCGTGAACTCCATGACGACCTCGGCCAGCGCCTGAGCGCATTGAAGATGGACATGGCCATGCTTGCCGCTGACGTCAAGGAGCGCCGGGACACCGAAGGCGTCCTGGCCGAGATCGCGTCGATGAACGACGTCATCGACGATACCGTGGCATCGGTCCGCCGCATCGCCAGCGATCTCCGGCCAGCTTTGCTGGACGAACTTGGCATGCTGACGGCCATTGAATGGCTGGCCAGTGATTTCTCCGGACGCTATGGTTTGCCAGTAACTGTCGACGGCGTCGACGCCGATGTCCCGGAGCAGACGGCCATCGCCGTGTTCCGCATCGTGCAGGAGGCGCTTAGCAATGTCGCCCGCCATGCCGATGCGAGCGCCGTCAGCATCCGCCTCGCCGAGGCAGATGGCCAGATCGAACTGCGCGTACAGGACAATGGTGTAGGCTGGGACAAGCAGCCTTCCGGAAGCGGGCCGCGCAAGTCACTGGGGCTGCTGGGCATCCGCGAGCGGGCGCGCCTGCTTGGGGGCGCCGTCTCAGTCGACAGTGCTCCTGGCAAGGGATTTGGTCTGGTTGTGCAGATTCCGTCCGCAAAGGGGGGCAGAGATGACGCGCGTATTCATTGCTGA
- a CDS encoding helix-turn-helix domain-containing protein gives MLRSARHLDLETTMFGTSDSPSTDLSQDEVNAPVGHHASRATNSAPRLRAQCSSCILRHVCMASSLDDSDVIRLDSVVRNWRTIKQGQALYRAGDPFQSIYALRSGSLKTVLSHASGREYVSGFFLPGETVGLDGIATEFHTCDAIALEDSAVCVIPFHLLETLCREVKSLQQQVHRMLSAEIVRETGQMMLLGNLSAEQRVAAFLLNISDRLRHRGYSATCFTLRMTREDIGSFLGMTLETASRTLSRFQQDGLIRVQGKQIELLDLDALDKR, from the coding sequence ATGCTCCGCAGCGCCCGCCATCTGGATCTGGAGACAACGATGTTCGGAACCAGCGATTCGCCTTCGACCGACCTGTCGCAGGATGAGGTCAACGCTCCCGTTGGCCATCATGCCAGCCGCGCCACCAACAGCGCGCCGAGATTGCGAGCCCAGTGTTCGAGTTGCATACTTAGGCATGTCTGCATGGCATCCAGCCTCGACGACTCCGACGTCATTCGCCTGGACAGCGTGGTGCGCAACTGGAGGACGATCAAGCAGGGACAGGCGCTCTACCGGGCCGGAGACCCGTTTCAGAGCATCTATGCGCTGCGCTCGGGTTCGCTCAAGACCGTGCTGTCCCACGCGAGCGGACGGGAATATGTCTCCGGCTTCTTCCTTCCCGGTGAGACCGTTGGGTTGGATGGCATCGCGACAGAGTTCCATACATGCGATGCGATTGCCCTGGAAGATAGCGCCGTGTGCGTGATCCCGTTCCATTTGCTGGAAACCCTTTGTCGCGAGGTCAAATCCCTGCAACAGCAGGTGCACAGGATGTTGAGCGCGGAGATCGTGCGCGAAACCGGCCAGATGATGCTGCTTGGCAACCTCTCGGCGGAGCAGCGGGTTGCCGCCTTCCTGCTCAACATCTCGGATCGTCTGCGGCACAGGGGCTACTCCGCGACCTGTTTTACATTGCGGATGACGCGCGAAGACATCGGCAGCTTCCTCGGCATGACCTTGGAAACGGCTAGCCGGACGTTGTCGCGCTTCCAGCAGGACGGACTGATCCGGGTCCAGGGCAAGCAGATCGAACTGCTCGATCTTGACGCCCTCGACAAGCGTTGA
- a CDS encoding universal stress protein, protein MYRRILVAADGSHASRLATLQAIEMAKACDAEVKVIYVVDDSEALLGVAFIDRESLLRNIMAYGQEVLDGWSKLLGATGVRHSVALLDKPISKGRIAETILAQADQWDADLIVLGTHGRRGFLRVVMGSVAQGVVHQSSRPVLLVRSPAEY, encoded by the coding sequence ATGTACAGGAGAATTCTCGTTGCGGCGGACGGCAGCCATGCATCGCGGCTGGCGACCCTGCAGGCCATCGAGATGGCCAAGGCGTGCGACGCGGAAGTGAAGGTCATCTACGTCGTCGACGATAGCGAAGCGCTGCTCGGCGTCGCCTTCATTGATCGCGAGAGCCTCCTGCGCAACATAATGGCCTATGGACAGGAAGTCCTCGACGGATGGTCAAAACTGCTAGGCGCTACGGGCGTGCGCCATTCCGTGGCACTACTGGACAAGCCCATCTCAAAGGGCCGCATTGCCGAGACCATCCTCGCACAGGCGGATCAGTGGGATGCCGACCTGATTGTCCTGGGTACGCACGGGCGGCGCGGATTCCTTCGCGTCGTCATGGGCAGTGTGGCTCAAGGTGTCGTTCACCAGAGCAGCAGACCCGTACTGCTGGTGCGCAGTCCTGCGGAATATTGA
- a CDS encoding BON domain-containing protein, producing the protein MKTDLQLKKEVAEELDWDPAIDAAAVGVEVHEGVVTLSGHLPSYAEKLAAERAAEKVSGVRAVVVNLDVRLASLVSDEAIATAASDALQWHVHVPADAIKLRVEKGWVTLTGEVEWGYQRKLAESTVSHLRGVTGVTNQIKMLVRTAPADVVERIEAALRRHVEREAKHIDVSMRDGTVTLSGHVDSRAERLAAVGAAWSAPGVAAVVDNLQLS; encoded by the coding sequence ATGAAAACTGATCTTCAACTCAAGAAAGAGGTCGCGGAAGAGCTGGATTGGGATCCTGCCATCGATGCGGCCGCCGTCGGTGTCGAGGTCCACGAAGGCGTTGTCACGCTCAGCGGGCATCTCCCCAGCTATGCGGAGAAACTCGCGGCGGAGCGCGCTGCCGAGAAGGTGTCTGGCGTGCGCGCGGTCGTGGTGAACCTGGATGTCAGGCTTGCAAGCCTGGTCAGCGACGAAGCGATTGCTACCGCCGCGAGCGATGCCCTGCAGTGGCATGTACATGTTCCCGCGGATGCCATCAAACTGCGTGTCGAGAAGGGTTGGGTGACCCTCACCGGGGAAGTGGAGTGGGGCTACCAGCGCAAGCTTGCCGAATCTACCGTGTCGCACCTGCGCGGCGTGACGGGCGTCACGAACCAGATCAAGATGCTGGTGCGTACTGCTCCCGCCGATGTGGTGGAGCGGATCGAAGCCGCATTGCGCCGGCATGTCGAGCGTGAGGCGAAGCATATCGATGTATCGATGCGGGACGGAACGGTGACGCTCAGCGGCCACGTGGATTCGCGCGCAGAGCGCCTGGCGGCTGTCGGCGCGGCGTGGTCCGCGCCAGGCGTGGCTGCCGTGGTGGACAACCTGCAACTGTCCTGA
- a CDS encoding Hsp20/alpha crystallin family protein has product MTNLRHFEPFSVEPISDMLQGMLRSFRGTADTGLAFKVDVSESDNAYTLTAEMPGVKKEDIDVSVDRGTVMISAKVEKSSEQKEGERVIRRERYSGSMQRAFTLDASIDEGKVDASYENGVLRVVLPKKESSPQQRITVK; this is encoded by the coding sequence ATGACCAACCTCAGGCACTTTGAGCCCTTTTCGGTCGAGCCTATCAGCGACATGCTGCAGGGTATGTTGCGCTCGTTCCGAGGTACAGCGGATACCGGCCTGGCGTTCAAGGTGGATGTGTCGGAGTCGGATAACGCCTACACATTGACTGCGGAAATGCCGGGAGTCAAGAAGGAGGACATTGATGTATCCGTTGACCGCGGGACCGTGATGATCAGCGCAAAGGTGGAAAAGTCTTCCGAGCAAAAGGAAGGCGAGCGCGTGATCCGGCGGGAGCGCTACAGCGGTTCGATGCAGCGCGCTTTCACGCTGGACGCCAGCATCGATGAGGGCAAGGTCGACGCGAGTTACGAAAACGGCGTGCTGCGGGTGGTGTTGCCCAAGAAGGAAAGTTCGCCGCAGCAGCGGATTACCGTGAAGTGA
- a CDS encoding IS110 family transposase, giving the protein MQVLYPRCAGLDVHKDTIVACVRCVSAPAHHEVRSFDSTTAGLLALADWLALHGCTHVAMEATGVYWKPVWHILEGNFELVLANAQHIRNVPGRKTDVNDAMWIADLLAHGLIRSSFVPPAAIQELRDLTRTRKQLVREISQHSLRIQKVLEDANLKLGSVLSDVLGHSGRAMLKAIVNGEADPERLAALAQGNARKKHAELCEALRGRITEHHRTMLKLHLDIIGALEHTLAELDAVVGKALAPIRQRARLLTTIPGVSDLTAQVLLAEIGVDMTRFPDAGHLVSWAGLCPRNDESAGKRRSTRVRKSGTWLKTALVTAAWAAVRVKTSYLRAQFLRIKARRGAKKAILAVAASMLTAAYHMLRDGVEYADLGPDYFDRHHAEKTIRRLLKRLADLGCHVDPIAHAV; this is encoded by the coding sequence ATGCAAGTACTCTATCCCCGTTGTGCCGGACTCGACGTCCACAAGGACACCATTGTGGCCTGTGTGCGCTGTGTCTCGGCGCCCGCACATCACGAAGTGCGCAGCTTTGACAGCACCACCGCCGGCCTGCTGGCGCTGGCCGACTGGCTGGCGCTGCACGGCTGCACCCACGTGGCCATGGAAGCCACCGGGGTGTACTGGAAGCCGGTGTGGCACATCCTCGAGGGCAACTTCGAGTTGGTGCTGGCCAATGCCCAGCACATCCGCAACGTGCCCGGCCGCAAGACCGACGTCAATGACGCGATGTGGATTGCCGATCTGCTCGCCCACGGCTTGATCCGATCGAGCTTCGTGCCGCCGGCCGCCATCCAGGAGTTGCGCGATCTCACGCGCACCCGCAAGCAACTCGTGCGCGAGATCTCCCAGCACAGCCTGCGTATCCAGAAAGTGCTCGAAGACGCCAACCTCAAGCTGGGCAGCGTGCTCTCGGACGTGCTGGGACACAGTGGCCGGGCCATGCTCAAGGCGATTGTCAACGGCGAGGCCGATCCCGAGCGGCTTGCCGCGCTGGCCCAAGGCAACGCCCGAAAAAAGCACGCCGAACTGTGCGAGGCGCTGCGCGGACGCATTACCGAACACCATCGCACGATGCTCAAGCTGCATCTGGATATCATCGGTGCCCTGGAGCACACGCTCGCCGAGCTCGACGCCGTCGTGGGAAAAGCGCTGGCGCCGATCCGACAACGCGCCCGCCTGCTGACCACGATCCCCGGGGTTAGCGACTTGACCGCTCAGGTCCTGTTGGCGGAGATCGGCGTCGACATGACGCGCTTTCCCGATGCTGGCCATCTGGTGTCTTGGGCGGGCCTGTGTCCGCGCAATGACGAGAGCGCCGGCAAACGCCGCAGCACGCGCGTGCGCAAGAGCGGTACCTGGCTCAAGACCGCCCTGGTCACCGCCGCTTGGGCCGCGGTGCGCGTCAAGACCAGCTATCTCCGTGCCCAGTTCCTGCGCATCAAAGCCCGGCGCGGCGCCAAGAAGGCCATCCTCGCGGTGGCTGCTTCCATGCTCACCGCCGCTTACCACATGCTCCGGGATGGTGTGGAGTACGCCGACCTTGGCCCCGATTACTTTGACCGCCATCATGCCGAGAAAACCATTCGACGCCTGCTCAAACGTCTCGCCGACCTTGGGTGCCACGTCGATCCCATCGCTCATGCTGTCTAA
- a CDS encoding CBS domain-containing protein has product MRIDEVCTREPVHIPLGCTLQEAAVQMRDQHVGSLIVTEATPSGTRVVGVMTDRDIVLGSTAAGADPCRNSVADVMTRGLVTVDRNNSVAEAMQLMLSHGVRRLGVLDGEAIVGVVSMDDILGAMAAEWGMLSTIVRNEQERERSGHTQSPLRV; this is encoded by the coding sequence ATGAGAATCGACGAGGTTTGTACGCGGGAGCCAGTCCACATCCCGCTCGGCTGCACCTTGCAGGAAGCTGCTGTGCAGATGCGAGACCAGCATGTGGGGTCCTTGATCGTCACGGAAGCAACGCCGTCGGGAACGCGCGTCGTTGGCGTCATGACCGACAGGGATATCGTGCTTGGCAGTACGGCTGCGGGCGCCGATCCGTGCCGGAATTCCGTGGCCGACGTGATGACGCGCGGCCTGGTCACCGTTGACCGGAATAACAGCGTCGCCGAAGCGATGCAGCTGATGCTGTCCCATGGTGTCCGCAGACTTGGTGTGCTGGATGGCGAGGCCATTGTTGGCGTCGTCTCGATGGACGACATCCTCGGGGCGATGGCGGCGGAGTGGGGCATGCTTTCCACGATCGTGCGTAACGAACAGGAACGCGAGCGTTCCGGCCACACCCAGTCACCGCTTCGTGTCTGA